Proteins from one Oryza sativa Japonica Group chromosome 12, ASM3414082v1 genomic window:
- the LOC4352691 gene encoding wall-associated receptor kinase-like 14 isoform X2 has product MHLAGGRLLLLLCVGVQFLLILPYGALSASPAAAATGGDERCRRKCGGLDVPYPFGFSGDCPILLACDEGNSTAALLRPTNGTSTTMEPLSYAVVGKSFNSTASTFVVSLLPSCNRTVSDARLWLTGANYGVSSSTGLFVRGCQNAKNNSCSVPAEAMSSMLTTAKCGGGGGGNGTASSPVTCIPTMSTEADMAKGVGLFAQWDKVEEPRCDNLLTSVYGETTNDGVFTLEIAVAEMGWWVNGNCSNHSAAAADLVGLCAANATCHDVRTPSGAWGHQCRCLEGMDGDGFAAGEGCHFPAKKSSTKKILIIVGGVLAGTVAAGVLFLCCARCRRSGGGGGRSGFDRLAAKRLLSEAASSSGVPVYSYHEVARATNSFSHTHRLGTGAYGTVYVGKLPASSPSLVAIKRMRRRHDDGDDDAAVAVLLNEVKLISSLSHPGLVRLLGCCLDRGEQILVYEFVPNGTLAHHLAGGGLPWRARLGVAAETAAAIAYLHAKRPPILHRDVKSSNILLDGDLRPRLADFGLSRAVGRLDQASLSHVSTAPQGTPGYLDPEYHQNFHLSDKSDVYSFGVVLLELITAMKVVDFARPAAEVNLASLALDRIGKGRVDDIVDPALVDRADEWVMRSVRHVSELAFRCLAFQKDVRPAMSEVAAELARIRDAAPASVPGARTGAGSRPPMVIDVGVGFDGVDAAVKKVGSPVSVQDVWVSDQSSPSTNGSMPRFA; this is encoded by the exons atgcacctcgccggcggccgcctcctcctcctcctctgcgtcGGCGTGCAATTCCTCTTGATTCTCCCCTATGGAGCTCTCTCCgccagccccgccgccgccgccaccggcggagATGAGCGGTGCAGGAGGAAGTGCGGTGGGTTGGATGTCCCCTACCCTTTCGGCTTCTCCGGCGACTGCCCCATCCTGCTGGCCTGCGACGAGGGCAACTCCACGGCGGCGCTGCTCCGCCCGACCAACGGCACGTCGACGACCATGGAGCCGTTGTCGTACGCCGTCGTCGGCAAGTCGTTCAACTCGACCGCCTCCACCTTCGTCGTCTCCCTCCTGCCTTCCTGCAACCGCACCGTCTCCGACGCGAGGCTGTGGCTCACCGGCGCCAACTACGGCGTGTCGTCGAGCACCGGCCTGTTCGTCCGCGGCTGTCAGAACGCGAAGAACAACAGCTGCAGCGTCCCCGCCGAAGCCATGTCCTCGATGCTCACCACAGcgaagtgcggcggcggcggcggcggcaacggaaccgcgtcgtcgccggtgacgTGCATCCCGACGATGTCGACGGAGGCGGACATGGCGAAGGGTGTGGGCCTGTTCGCGCAGTGGGACAAGGTCGAGGAGCCTAGATGCGACAACCTGCTGACATCCGTGTACGGCGAGACGACGAACGATGGGGTGTTCACGCTGGAGATCGCCGTGGCGGAGATGGGGTGGTGGGTCAACGGGAACTGCAGCAaccacagcgccgccgccgctgacctcGTCGGGCTGTGCGCGGCGAACGCGACGTGCCACGACGTGCGGACCCCGAGCGGGGCGTGGGGACACCAGTGCAGGTGTCTGGAGGGGATGGACGGCGACGggttcgccgccggcgaaggaTGCCACTTTCCCG CTAAGAAGAGCTCTACGAAGAAAATCCTTATCATAGTtggag gTGTCTTGGCGGGAACGGTGGCGGCCGGAGTGCTCTTCCTCTGCTGCGCGCGTTGCCggcgatccggcggcggcggcggccggtccggcTTCGACAGGCTGGCGGCGAAGCGGCTGCTGTCGGAGgcggcgtcgtcgagcggcgTGCCGGTGTACTCGTACCACGAGGTGGCGCGCGCCACCAACTCCTTCTCCCACACGCACCGCCTCGGCACGGGCGCCTACGGCACGGTCTACGTCGGCAAGctgccggcgagctcgccgtcgctggTGGCGATCaagcggatgcggcggcggcacgacgacggcgacgacgacgccgccgtggcggTGCTCCTCAACGAGGTGAAGCTCATCTCGTCGCTGAGCCACCCGGGCCTCGTCCGCCTGCTCGGCTGCTGCCTAGACCGCGGCGAGCAGATCCTCGTCTACGAGTTCGTCCCCAACGGCACGCTCGCCCACCACCTCGCCGGTGGGGGGCTCCCATGGCGCGCGCGGCTCGGCgtcgcggcggagacggcggcggcgatcgcctACCTGCACGCCAAGCGGCCGCCCATCCTCCACCGCGACGTCAAGTCCAgcaacatcctcctcgacggCGACCTCCGCCCCAGGCTCGCCGACTTCGGcctctcccgcgccgtcggccgcctcGACCAGGCGTCGCTGTCGCACGTCTCGACGGCGCCGCAGGGCACGCCGGGGTACCTCGACCCGGAGTACCACCAGAACTTCCACCTCTCCGACAAGAGCGACGTCTACAGCTtcggcgtcgtcctcctcgagcTCATCACCGCCATGAAGGTCGTCGACTTCGCCCGCCCCGCGGCGGAGGTCAACCTCGCGTCGCTCGCTCTCGACCGCATCGGGAAGGGGCGCGTCGACGACATTGTCGACCCGGCGCTCGTCGACCGCGCCGACGAGTGGGTGATGCGCTCCGTCCGCCATGTCAGCGAGCTCGCGTTCCGGTGCCTGGCGTTCCAGAAGGACGTCAGGCCGGCCATGAGcgaggtcgccgccgagctcgcccgGATCAGGGACGCCGCGCCGGCGTCCGTGCCGGGAGCCCGGACCGGAGCCGGCAGCCGCCCGCCCATGGTGatcgacgtcggcgtcggcttcgacggcgtcgacgccgcGGTGAAGAAGGTCGGGTCGCCGGTGTCGGTGCAGGACGTGTGGGTCAGCGACCAGAGCTCGCCGTCGACCAACGGCTCCATGCCGCGATTTGCTTAG